One Phycisphaerae bacterium RAS2 DNA window includes the following coding sequences:
- a CDS encoding putative acyl-CoA thioester hydrolase, whose protein sequence is MTRTDLPPASEPVIRVMMMPRDTNAHGTIFGGVILSYLDQAGAIEARKLGCRHKVVTVAMDTVEFKQPVFVGDVLSFYTEPDHVGRSSARIRVRVEADRFETPGTRVPVTSANITYVAVGSDGKPVPIRE, encoded by the coding sequence GTGACCCGAACCGACCTGCCTCCCGCGTCCGAACCCGTGATCCGCGTAATGATGATGCCGCGCGACACCAACGCCCACGGCACCATCTTCGGCGGCGTCATTCTTAGCTACCTCGACCAGGCCGGCGCGATTGAGGCCCGAAAGCTGGGCTGTCGCCACAAGGTCGTTACGGTCGCAATGGACACGGTGGAATTCAAGCAGCCCGTCTTCGTCGGCGACGTGTTGAGCTTTTACACCGAGCCGGACCACGTCGGGCGCTCGTCGGCGCGGATTCGGGTGCGAGTCGAGGCCGACCGCTTCGAGACACCCGGCACGCGCGTGCCGGTCACGTCGGCGAACATCACCTATGTCGCGGTGGGCAGCGACGGCAAGCCGGTGCCGATCCGGGAATGA